A genomic segment from Malus domestica chromosome 05, GDT2T_hap1 encodes:
- the LOC103445252 gene encoding uncharacterized protein, which yields MAFHTRSNSFPSRPHPIAQQVGELLCRLRSSEATSTSSSSISHKLNGLQDLQDCVDRLLQLPLNQQALAQEQNEKYTNELLDGSIRLLDVCAIAKDAVLQTKECILDLQSIIRRTRGGESGTLTSEVNKYLSSRKILNRAIQKALKNLKGIKNRSTLSSLNKDQETIDIVIKLRDVETVTIMVLESVLSFISGPKPKPSSWSLVSKMMHLKKVACNEETEVNEFAEVDATLKTSKFHPQNQLENLESCIQDHEERLEGLFRQLIKTRVSFLNILNHKN from the coding sequence ATGGCTTTCCACACTCGCTCTAACAGCTTCCCCTCAAGGCCACACCCGATCGCTCAACAAGTTGGTGAACTTTTGTGCAGATTGAGGTCTTCTGAGGCCACCTCTACATCTTCATCATCCATCAGCCACAAGCTAAATGGTTTACAAGATTTGCAAGATTGTGTTGATAGGTTGCTTCAGTTGCCCCTCAATCAACAAGCCTTAGCCCAAGAGCAAAATGAGAAATACACTAATGAGCTATTAGATGGCTCTATCAGACTGTTGGATGTTTGTGCCATTGCCAAGGATGCCGTCTTGCAAACCAAGGAATGCATATTGGATCTTCAATCAATCATACGAAGAACACGAGGAGGTGAATCTGGAACTCTCACAAGTGAGGTTAACAAATACTTAAGCTCCAGGAAGATTTTGAATAGGGCAATTCAAAAGGCTTTGAAGAATCTAAAGGGCATTAAAAACCGATCCACCTTATCTTCCCTCAACAAGGACCAAGAGACTATTGACATTGTTATTAAGTTGAGAGATGTCGAAACAGTCACCATCATGGTGCTTGAATCAGTACTGTCCTTCATCTCCGggccaaagccaaagccaagcaGCTGGTCATTGGTCTCCAAGATGATGCACTTGAAAAAAGTAGCTTGTAACGAAGAAACAGAAGTAAATGAATTTGCAGAAGTGGATGCTACACTCAAGACAAGCAAATTTCATCCCCAAAACCAGCTTGAAAATCTGGAGTCATGCATTCAAGATCACGAAGAACGACTTGAAGGCCTATTTAGGCAGTTGATCAAAACCAGAGTCTCATTCCTCAACATCCTTAACCACAAGAATTAG
- the LOC103445251 gene encoding NAC domain-containing protein 6-like — MAANTINPYHEMTPEFELPGFRFHPTEEELLEFYLRSMVFGKRLRFDIIGFLNIYRHDPWDLPGLSKIGEREWYFFVPRDRKHGSGGRPNRTTETGFWKATGSDRKIVSLSDPKRIIGLRKTLVFYKGRAPRGSKTDWVMNEYRLPDNCQYLKDIVLCKIYRKATSLKVLEQRAAMEENQIKDFHASPNSSSPTSMETFSLGSQAIQEALTPQIPTKHVVFKQEVEDATLVVAQEQKGENAMEIKGSSHPIYNLPELQVPKFSMDWTQDTVWTQMSSPWLQNLTPLANILNF, encoded by the exons atggcAGCCAACACCATAAATCCTTATCATGAAATGACTCCGGAATTCGAACTTCCGGGATTTCGGTTCCATCCAACAGAAGAAGAACTTCTTGAATTCTACCTTAGAAGCATGGTTTTTGGCAAGAGGTTGCGTTTTGACATAATTGGTTTCCTCAATATCTACCGTCATGACCCTTGGGACTTACCTG GGTTGTCAAAGATCGGAGAAAGGGAGTGGTATTTTTTTGTGCCAAGGGACAGGAAGCATGGCAGTGGAGGAAGGCCTAACAGAACCACTGAAACTGGGTTTTGGAAAGCCACCGGCTCTGACCGCAAGATCGTGAGCCTCTCGGATCCAAAGAGGATCATAGGGTTGAGAAAGACACTTGTTTTTTACAAAGGGAGAGCCCCAAGAGGAAGCAAGACTGATTGGGTCATGAACGAGTATCGTTTGCCTGATAACTGCCAGTATCTCAAG GATATTGTACTATGCAAGATATATAGAAAGGCAACTTCCTTGAAAGTGCTAGAGCAAAGGGCAGCAATGGAGGAAAATCAGATAAAGGACTTTCATGCTTCCCCTAACTCATCATCTCCAACATCCatggagacattctcacttggCAGCCAAGCAATACAGGAAGCTCTGACCCCACAAATTCCCACAAAGCATGTAGTATTCAAGCAAGAAGTGGAAGATGCAACTCTAGTGGTAGCGCAAGAGCAAAAGGGTGAGAATGCAATGGAGATTAAAGGGTCTTCTCATCCCATATACAATTTACCAGAACTCCAAGTGCCTAAATTTAGCATGGACTGGACCCAAGACACAGTTTGGACCCAAATGAGTAGCCCTTGGCTTCAAAACTTGACCCCTTTGGCGAACATTCTCAACTTCTAA
- the LOC103445253 gene encoding uncharacterized protein yields the protein MAFHTRSNSFPSRLHPIVEEVYELLCRLRSSESTSTSSSSISHKLSNLKDLHDCVEKLLQLPLTQQSLAQEQNERWTNELLDGSIRLLDVCATVKDTLSQSKECVQDLQSIIRRRGGESALRGEVTKYLTSRKLVKKAIHKAMVNLKGMKNRSAFSSPNKDEETISIFSKLRDVEAATREVFESLMSFISGPKSRSLVSKMMQSKRAACETETEVNEFSQVDAALHKSANNAQNQLEKLESCIQDQEEGLECLFRRLIKTRVSLLNILNH from the coding sequence ATGGCATTCCACACTCGATCTAACAGCTTCCCGTCAAGGCTACACCCGATCGTTGAAGAAGTTTATGAACTTTTGTGCAGATTGAGGTCTTCTGAATCCACCTCCACATCTTCTTCATCAATCAGCCACAAGCTAAGTAACCTCAAAGACTTGCATGATTGTGTTGAGAAGTTGCTTCAGTTGCCCCTCACCCAACAATCATTAGCCCAAGAGCAGAATGAGAGATGGACTAATGAGTTATTAGATGGCTCTATCAGACTCTTGGATGTTTGTGCCACTGTCAAGGATACCCTGTCGCAAAGCAAGGAATGCGTGCAAGATCTTCAATCCATCATCAGAAGGCGGGGAGGTGAATCTGCACTCAGAGGTGAGGTCACAAAATACTTAACCTCCAGGAAGCTGGTGAAGAAAGCAATCCACAAGGCTATGGTAAATCtgaaggggatgaaaaatagaTCAGCATTCTCTTCCCCCAACAAGGACGAGGAGACAATTTCCATCTTTAGCAAGTTGAGAGACGTTGAAGCAGCCACTCGCGAAGTATTTGAATCGCTAATGTCATTCATCTCAGGGCCAAAATCACGGTCATTGGTCTCAAAGATGATGCAGTCAAAAAGAGCGGCTTGTGAGACAGAAACAGAAGTGAATGAATTTTCACAGGTGGATGCTGCACTACACAAAAGTGCCAATAACGCGCAAAACCAGCTTGAGAAGCTAGAGTCGTGCATTCAAGATCAGGAAGAAGGGCTTGAGTGCCTATTTAGACGGTTGATCAAAACAAGAGTCTCCCTCCTCAACATCCTAAACCACTAG
- the LOC103445280 gene encoding uncharacterized protein, which produces MASASSLNSKSNYHIRSISLPSKPHPLFQQCEDHLLRIAASDVSSSFSSSSISHRLSSLLDLHNCVNELFQLPLTQEAFVRERNEKWVDELLDGSLRLLDVCTAAKDALIHTKECVREIQSIMRRRRGGISGFTNEVRKYSASRKVVKKAICKALGTLRSSQKKGTFSSTNKDNVAVALIGALREVEAVTLTVFESLLSFISGAKSQSKMSGWSFVSKLMLTKKVACDEEDKADLNEFADVDAALNSLSCQEASKSDNVVDSENVQSELQQLELCSQDLEEGLEGLFRRLIKNRVSLLNTLSN; this is translated from the coding sequence ATGGCTTCAGCCTCATCTTTAAACTCTAAATCCAACTACCATATTCGTTCGATCAGCTTGCCTTCAAAACCACACCCACTATTTCAACAATGTGAAGATCATTTGTTGAGAATAGCAGCTTCTGATGTCTCCTCTTCGTTTTCATCATCATCGATAAGCCACAGATTGAGTAGCCTTTTGGATTTGCACAACTGTGTGAATGAGTTGTTTCAGTTGCCCCTCACCCAAGAAGCTTTTGTCCGGGAGCGAAATGAGAAATGGGTGGATGAGCTTTTGGATGGTTCTCTAAGGCTCTTGGATGTGTGTACAGCAGCCAAAGATGCCTTGATACACACAAAGGAATGTGTACGTGAAATTCAATCGATCATGCGCAGAAGAAGGGGAGGCATAAGTGGGTTCACTAACGAGGTTAGGAAATACTCAGCCTCAAGGAAGGTGGTCAAGAAGGCTATCTGCAAGGCCCTGGGGACTTTGAGGAGTTCTCAGAAGAAAGGCACCTTCTCTTCCACGAACAAAGACAATGTAGCCGTGGCTTTAATTGGTGCGTTGAGAGAGGTTGAAGCAGTCACTCTCACAGTGTTTGAGTCCCTTTTGTCCTTCATCTCCGGAGCAAAGTCACAATCAAAGATGAGTGGCTGGTCTTTCGTTTCAAAGCTTATGCTTACCAAAAAGGTTGCTTGTGATGAAGAAGATAAAGCCGATTTAAATGagtttgctgatgtagatgctGCACTGAACTCCCTTTCATGTCAAGAGGCAAGCAAATCTGACAACGTGGTCGACAGTGAGAATGTGCAAAGCGAGCTGCAACAATTGGAACTTTGCAGTCAGGATCTTGAAGAAGGACTCGAAGGTCTGTTCAGGCGATTAATCAAAAATAGAGTTTCCCTTCTTAATACTCTCAGCAACTAA